The following DNA comes from Pyramidobacter piscolens W5455.
CGAAGTTCTGCGTGACGATGCCGCTCAACCGGCCCTCGGCCTCGAGGCGGGCGAGGAATTTGTGCGTGAAAGTCGGCTCGATGCGGGCCAGCATGCGCTCGCACTCGCGGTGAAAACGATAGTAATACGACGGATCGCGTTCGAAGTAGTTGATGTCGAAGAGTTTGTCGGCTTCCACGTCGGCCCGCCGGTAAATTCCCTGCGGCCCGCGGAAGTCGGGGATGCCCGCCGCGGTGGACAGCCCTGCGCCGCTGACCACGGCGGTGCTGCGGGAGCTGGCTATCATTTCGGCGCAACGGCGCGCCTGCTCCTGTAACGTCATGAAAAACACCTCCCAGTGGATATTCTGAAAACAAAAGCGGAACGGTTATTTCTTTTTCTTGGGGGGCGGCAAATCGTCGTACGTCGCTTCGACGAGCTTTTTGAGGAAATCTCGGTTCTCGACGTCGCGTACCATGAGCATCGGCCTCTCGTCCTCGTAGGGGAGTTCGAAGGCCGCGCCAGGCATCAGCGAGGCGGCCGCCGCGGCGGGCTTGACGAGGAAACGGTCGTCGTAAACGCCGCCGATGACTTTGTCCCGATAATAGAGGACGTATTCTCCCATCATCGGCCGGAAAGCGATTTCCGGCAGTTCCGAGAGCTGTTCCATGATAAAAGACAAAAATTTTTTGCTTGACGCCATGAAATTCTCCTTAATTTTGTTCGGCCCGTTTTTCCACCGGAACGGGGACGCGCTTCCCGCCGAACGGAGAAGAATCGCTCGCCGCCAGCGCCAGCTTCTCTTCCCGCGTCAGGCGCTTGAGGCGCGCTTCGGCGCTCATGGCCGCGCGTTTGTCCGGCCACTGCCAGAGGGCGATCATGCGTACGGGGCGGCGCGAGCGCGTGTATTTGGCGCCGCGCCCGGCATTGTGGGCGGCCAGGCGTTTTTGGGGATCGACGGTGGAGCCGCTGTACAGCGTGCCGTCGGCACAGCGCAGAATGTAGCTGTAATACGCCGTCATCGCTCGGCGACGCGGGCGCGTCCTTTGTCCACGTCCACGCCCGCGAGGATCAGCATGCCGCCGATGAAGTTCAGCGCGATCACGCCCACGGCCAGGCGCAGCGAGCCCGTTGCCTGGGCGACGAAGCCGCACAGCGCCGGGCCGACGATGCCGGCGAATTTGCTGGAGACGTTGTAGAGCCCGAAAAAATGACCGCTGCGCCCGGCGGGCAGCATCGAGGCGTAGATCGAGCGGCTGATGGCCTGCGAACCGCCCTGCACCATGCCGACGGCGACGGCCATCAGCCAGAAGTGCCAATTTTGCGTGATGAACATCGCCCCGACGGCGACAGTCGTGTACCAGAAAAGCGCGATCATGACGGCGCGCTTGCTGCCGGATTTTTCCGCCAGACGGGCGAAAACGAGCGCGAAGGGCACGCCCACGAACTGCGTCGCCAGCATGGCGCCGACGAGATGGTTCTGCGAGATCCCCAGCCCGGCGCCGAACACGGCGGCCATGCGGACGATCGTGCC
Coding sequences within:
- a CDS encoding GIY-YIG nuclease family protein — protein: MTAYYSYILRCADGTLYSGSTVDPQKRLAAHNAGRGAKYTRSRRPVRMIALWQWPDKRAAMSAEARLKRLTREEKLALAASDSSPFGGKRVPVPVEKRAEQN
- a CDS encoding TfoX/Sxy family protein, encoding MASSKKFLSFIMEQLSELPEIAFRPMMGEYVLYYRDKVIGGVYDDRFLVKPAAAAASLMPGAAFELPYEDERPMLMVRDVENRDFLKKLVEATYDDLPPPKKKK